The following are from one region of the Cloacibacillus sp. genome:
- a CDS encoding membrane dipeptidase, whose amino-acid sequence MKTKIVLDAHFDMLLDVLSLRRRGEHAVLERRFLPGFRSAGINAVVCSVFILDELVPEGALRNALDQISALYADIEESGSFRLCRSVSECRAAAADGRVALFLSLEGAEPLGRDIFLLRVFYELGVRLLGLAWSRRNYACDGISFEVEAPASSAGSLTGFGRELAAEACRLGMVIDVSHLNDAGFREIAHIVKVPFIASHSNCRTLTSSPRNLADWQLDFLAAAGGVTGMNACGPFAAAERSARTPEALLTHLDYVVSRYGTEHAGMGLDLCSCLESLKSGYVQEGDTDIFRDHTDAGERFIRAVRERYKEDEADAILGENFLRLFERVMGS is encoded by the coding sequence ATGAAGACGAAAATCGTACTTGACGCGCACTTTGATATGCTTCTGGATGTGCTGTCCCTGCGCCGCCGCGGAGAGCATGCCGTTTTAGAAAGGCGTTTTCTGCCCGGATTTCGTTCCGCAGGCATAAACGCCGTCGTCTGTTCCGTTTTTATTCTTGACGAGCTGGTTCCCGAGGGGGCGCTGAGAAACGCTCTCGATCAGATTTCGGCGCTTTATGCCGACATTGAGGAGTCCGGTTCGTTCAGGTTATGCCGCAGCGTAAGTGAGTGCCGCGCGGCGGCGGCCGACGGCAGGGTCGCCCTGTTTCTCTCTCTCGAGGGCGCGGAGCCGCTTGGACGCGATATTTTTTTGCTGCGCGTATTTTATGAGCTTGGCGTGCGGCTGCTGGGACTCGCATGGTCGCGGCGCAATTACGCCTGCGACGGCATCTCGTTTGAGGTGGAGGCTCCCGCCTCGTCGGCGGGTTCGCTGACCGGCTTCGGACGCGAACTGGCGGCGGAGGCCTGCCGTTTGGGCATGGTGATAGATGTGAGCCACCTGAACGACGCCGGTTTCCGTGAGATCGCCCATATCGTGAAGGTCCCTTTCATCGCCTCGCATTCAAACTGCCGTACGCTGACCTCGTCGCCGAGGAATCTCGCCGACTGGCAGCTGGACTTTCTCGCCGCCGCCGGCGGCGTGACGGGGATGAATGCCTGCGGTCCCTTCGCGGCGGCGGAGCGCTCCGCGAGGACCCCGGAGGCGCTGCTCACCCATCTTGATTATGTCGTCAGCCGTTATGGCACGGAGCACGCGGGCATGGGGCTTGACCTCTGCTCCTGTCTGGAATCGCTCAAATCCGGTTATGTACAGGAGGGCGACACGGATATTTTCCGGGATCACACCGACGCGGGAGAGCGGTTTATACGGGCCGTGCGCGAAAGGTATAAAGAGGATGAGGCGGATGCCATTTTGGGCGAAAATTTCCTGCGTCTCTTTGAAAGGGTCATGGGCAGCTGA
- a CDS encoding YbaK/EbsC family protein produces MPDEGFNPIETVRKFLEENNCSSQIRETTATIFTVADASAAVGASEKEILKSILLRVNHGKSFALALMSGVNRVDTKKIRKLLGASHVSFADGETCTEWSGFRPGGVPPVGYPEQPPTLLDEELFLYNTVWAAAGTDHAFFPVAPDELLRITGGAKADIKKD; encoded by the coding sequence ATGCCAGATGAGGGATTCAACCCTATAGAAACGGTACGGAAATTTCTTGAAGAGAACAACTGTTCGTCGCAGATAAGGGAGACAACAGCCACCATATTTACCGTCGCCGACGCCTCCGCGGCGGTCGGCGCGTCGGAAAAAGAGATACTGAAGAGCATACTGCTGCGTGTGAACCACGGGAAGAGCTTCGCGCTCGCGCTGATGTCCGGTGTAAACCGCGTCGACACAAAAAAGATCAGGAAGCTCTTGGGGGCCTCGCACGTTTCATTCGCCGACGGCGAGACCTGCACGGAATGGTCGGGTTTCCGCCCAGGCGGCGTGCCGCCGGTGGGCTATCCCGAACAGCCGCCGACGCTGCTCGACGAGGAGCTCTTTCTCTATAATACGGTATGGGCCGCCGCCGGCACAGACCACGCTTTTTTCCCCGTCGCGCCGGACGAGCTGCTGAGGATCACCGGCGGCGCGAAGGCCGACATCAAAAAGGACTGA